In Streptomyces sp. P9-A4, a single window of DNA contains:
- the rfbC gene encoding dTDP-4-dehydrorhamnose 3,5-epimerase, protein MKATAVPEIAGAYLFEPTPYADERGFFSRTFDADVVRSVGLDPGAFVQDSLSRSVRGVLRGLHLRSGDGEAKLVRCSYGRIFDVVVDLRPDSPTYRNRAFFELSDETQTTLYIPAGCAHGFQALTDTADTSYRIDRPHDPAEDVTIAFDDPELAIPWPLPATSMSRRDREAPSLAEVLKQKES, encoded by the coding sequence ATGAAAGCGACCGCAGTACCGGAGATCGCCGGCGCGTACCTGTTCGAGCCGACGCCGTACGCCGACGAACGCGGCTTCTTCAGCCGCACCTTCGACGCCGACGTGGTCCGCTCGGTCGGCCTCGACCCGGGCGCCTTCGTCCAGGACAGCCTGTCCCGCTCGGTCCGGGGCGTGCTGCGCGGCCTGCACCTGCGCTCCGGCGACGGTGAGGCCAAGCTCGTGCGGTGCTCGTACGGGAGGATCTTCGACGTCGTCGTGGACCTGCGGCCGGACTCGCCGACCTACCGCAACCGGGCCTTCTTCGAACTGTCCGACGAGACGCAGACGACCCTGTACATCCCCGCGGGGTGCGCGCACGGCTTCCAGGCGCTGACCGACACCGCCGACACCTCGTACCGGATCGACCGGCCGCACGATCCGGCCGAGGACGTGACGATCGCCTTCGACGACCCGGAGCTCGCCATTCCATGGCCGCTGCCGGCCACCTCGATGTCCCGGCGGGACCGGGAGGCGCCGAGCCTCGCCGAGGTCCTCAAGCAGAAGGAGAGCTGA
- a CDS encoding glutamate-1-semialdehyde 2,1-aminomutase: MTTEEFELPRSRQANERLHALIPGGAHTYAKGDDQYPEGLAPVISHGRGAHVWDVDGNRYIEYGSGLRSVSLGHAHPRVTEAVRREIDRGGNFVRPSIVEVEAAERFLATVPTADMVKFAKNGSDATTAAVRLARAVTGRPRVALCGDHPFFSVDDWFIGTTPMSAGIPATDLTVTFPYGDLPATEELLTRHEGEIACLILEPATHTEPPPGYLAGLRELADRHGCVLVFDEMITGFRWSEAGAQGLYGVVPDLSTFGKALGNGFAVSALAGRRELMEWGGLRHSGDRVFLLSTTHGAETHSLAAAMAVQTTYAEEGVTARLHALGERLAAGVRGAAEAMGVADHLVVRGRASNLVFATLDESGRPSQEYRTLFLRRLLAGGVLAPSFVVSGALGEDDIDRTVDVVAQACAVYRKALDAGDPGPWLAGRPVKPVFRRSV; the protein is encoded by the coding sequence GTGACCACCGAAGAGTTCGAGCTCCCCAGGTCGCGGCAGGCGAACGAGCGGCTGCACGCCCTGATCCCCGGCGGCGCGCACACCTACGCCAAGGGCGACGACCAGTACCCCGAGGGCCTGGCACCGGTCATCAGCCACGGCCGGGGTGCCCATGTGTGGGACGTCGACGGAAACCGCTACATCGAGTACGGCTCCGGCCTGCGGTCGGTCAGCCTCGGGCACGCCCACCCGCGCGTGACCGAGGCGGTGCGGCGCGAGATCGACCGCGGCGGCAACTTCGTCCGGCCGTCGATCGTGGAGGTCGAGGCGGCGGAACGCTTCCTCGCCACCGTGCCGACCGCCGACATGGTCAAGTTCGCGAAAAACGGCTCCGACGCCACCACCGCCGCCGTGCGGCTCGCCCGCGCCGTCACCGGGCGCCCCCGGGTGGCCCTCTGCGGCGACCATCCGTTCTTCTCCGTCGACGACTGGTTCATCGGTACGACGCCGATGTCGGCGGGCATCCCGGCCACCGACCTCACGGTGACGTTCCCGTACGGGGACCTGCCCGCCACGGAGGAACTGCTCACCCGCCACGAGGGCGAGATCGCCTGTCTGATCCTCGAACCCGCCACCCACACCGAGCCTCCGCCCGGGTATCTCGCCGGTCTGCGCGAGCTGGCCGACCGGCACGGCTGCGTGCTGGTCTTCGACGAGATGATCACCGGCTTCCGCTGGTCGGAGGCGGGCGCCCAGGGCCTGTACGGCGTGGTCCCCGACCTCTCCACCTTCGGCAAGGCGCTGGGCAACGGATTCGCCGTCTCCGCGCTGGCCGGGCGCCGCGAACTGATGGAGTGGGGCGGGCTGCGCCACTCCGGCGACCGGGTGTTCCTGCTGTCCACCACGCACGGCGCGGAGACCCACTCGCTGGCCGCCGCGATGGCGGTGCAGACCACGTACGCCGAAGAGGGCGTCACCGCGCGGCTGCACGCCCTCGGCGAGCGGCTGGCCGCCGGTGTCCGCGGCGCGGCCGAGGCCATGGGCGTCGCTGACCACCTCGTCGTACGGGGCCGGGCCAGCAATCTGGTGTTCGCGACCCTCGACGAGAGCGGGCGGCCGTCGCAGGAGTACCGCACCCTGTTCCTGCGCCGGCTCCTCGCGGGCGGGGTGCTCGCCCCGTCGTTCGTGGTGAGCGGCGCGCTCGGCGAGGACGACATCGACCGGACCGTCGACGTGGTGGCCCAGGCGTG